A single region of the Latilactobacillus curvatus JCM 1096 = DSM 20019 genome encodes:
- a CDS encoding prepilin peptidase has translation MTRLLIYFLTFVIGACCASFLTVCAWRWPLGLSITWPGSRCDFCHHALAWYDLCPIISYLILRGHCRYCDTRIQHHFFTSEVIGGLLACCLASQYFTPQIGYLLLILYLLSLVDIFHTALYPVPMVLAFMPLFIDYWPTNHWLSALLIGSTLSVINYFSDGIGTGDIELLAILGLWFGLEVTLSMLLIACLLCLIKYLIDSLHHPVVLALVGRRPIPFVPYISYGVLIVLFIANT, from the coding sequence ATGACACGTTTGTTAATATATTTTTTAACCTTTGTTATTGGCGCGTGTTGCGCCTCTTTTTTAACTGTTTGTGCTTGGCGTTGGCCACTCGGTTTATCCATCACATGGCCTGGTTCACGGTGTGACTTCTGCCATCACGCCCTCGCTTGGTACGACTTATGTCCAATTATCAGTTACCTCATTCTCAGAGGGCACTGCCGCTATTGTGATACTCGAATCCAGCACCATTTTTTTACTAGTGAGGTTATTGGCGGCTTGTTAGCGTGTTGTTTAGCCAGTCAATATTTCACACCACAGATTGGCTATTTATTGCTTATCCTTTATTTGTTGAGCCTAGTCGATATTTTCCATACAGCTCTATACCCAGTTCCAATGGTACTGGCTTTTATGCCTTTGTTTATTGACTACTGGCCGACAAACCATTGGCTCAGTGCCCTATTGATTGGCAGCACCTTATCTGTCATCAACTACTTTTCAGATGGCATCGGTACTGGTGACATTGAATTATTGGCAATTCTTGGGTTGTGGTTTGGATTGGAGGTCACCCTATCCATGTTATTAATTGCCTGTCTCCTCTGTTTAATCAAATATCTCATTGATAGTCTCCACCATCCAGTTGTCCTCGCCTTAGTCGGACGCCGCCCAATTCCATTTGTCCCGTATATCAGCTACGGTGTCTTAATCGTTTTGTTTATTGCAAACACATAA